The Thioflexithrix psekupsensis genomic interval CATCAAGAGGCAGAACCTTTGCCACCACCGTGCGAACGGGGGCGCATTATTGGCCATCGACGCGCAACGGAAAATGGTACGCCTAAATTAAGTATTTTATTGGTTGATGATGCTAAAGATAATTTAAGTGTTCTGCATGATCTTTTATTACCGTTGGAATTTAAAATATATCAAGCCCATGATGGTTTAGAAGCGTTAAAAATCATTGAAAAAAATATTCCTGATGTAGTGATTATGGATTTAAAAATGCCCGTTATGGATGGCTTAACAACCGCTGAAGAAATTCGCCAACGGCTGCAATTAACCCAATTACCCATTATTATTGCTTCAGCCAGTGTATTTGAATTGCAGGAATTAAAAACTAAATCCAGTTATTGCAATGCGTTTATTCACAAGCCAATTGATGTCGATTATTTACTGAATTTATTACCGCAATTATGTCCTTTATTATGGGAATATGAAACCAATTTATCTTCCACATCATCAGCAGAAACAAGCGTTATTTCTACAGAAACGCAAAAGGCTTTGCCTTTAGAAATTTTGGAAAACCTGTTACAATTAGCCGAAGCGGGCAAAGTAAAAGCGATTATTACCACCGCACAATCTCTACACTCTAGTGAACCCACGTTCAAAGTACAAATAGAACAAATATTAGAATCCGCACAAGCCTTTGAAATAAAAAAATTGAAACAATTATTACGTCATTGGCAAAAGGAACAAAATGATGCAAATTGAATCCACAGGAACTATTTTAATTGTTGATGATGTGGTGGCGAATGTTCGCATTATGTTTGATTTATTAAATCAACATGGTTTTGAAGTATTAATTGCTGAAGATGGCGAGACCGCATTGCAAATTACCCAAATGAATCAACCCGATCTCATTTTGCTGGACATTATGATGCCGGGGTTAAGTGGTTTTGAAACTTGTCGTCGCTTAAAAGAAAATGACAAAACCCGTGATATTCCCGTTATTTTTATGACCGCTTTAAGTGAAGCAAAAGATAAAATTCATGGCTTTGAATTAGGTGCAGTGGATTATGTCACTAAACCTTTTTACAGTGAGGAAGTATTGGCTCGCGTTAATACACATTTAACGCTAAGAAATTTACAAAAAAAATTGCAATCACAAAACTTACAATTAAAATTATTAAACGAAGAAAAAGATGAAATTTTAGGTATTGCTGCCCACGATTTAAAAAATCCATTATCGGCCATCCAAACCTTGGCCAGTATGATTGCTGGTGATATTGATAATATGCCTAAACAACAACAATTGGATTATCTGCGTTTAATCCAAGTGAGTTCAGAGCGTATGTTTGAATTAATTAAAGCTCTATTAGATGTTAATGCGATTGAATCAGGACAAATTCATATTCAATTAATACCGCTGTGTTTTTCTGCCGTATTAGAACAAACATTGCAATCTCAACACCCCAGGGCAAAAGCTAAAAATATTTTGCTTATGCCGCAATCACTGGCCGTGACAAAAGATTGTGTTTTAGCCCATGAAAGCACATTACGGCAAATATTGGATAATTTGGTTTCTAATGCCATTAAATATTCCAATCGCGGAAAAACAGTCACGGTACGAATTGAAACGACAGAAAAAAATCTTCGTTGTGCGGTGCAAGATGAAGGGCCAGGACTCAGTACAGACGATCAGAAAAAATTATTTCACAAATTTGCACGATTAAAACCCCGCCCCACCGCAGGCGAATCTTCAACAGGATTAGGACTTTATATTGTAAAAAAACTCATTGAAACCATGAATGGTAAAGTCTGGTGTAATAGCGAATTGGGGTCAACTTTTATTATTGAAATTCCCTTGTGTGAATCAAATTAAATAACACGATGCACGGTTAATCATGCTCATTATTAATGAATTATTAAACGAATTTTGTCAGCCTCATTTACATCTCACTTTAGATTTTGAACATCGCCAAAAAAGTCGTTTACGCACCCAATTAAACGACGGGACTGATGTATTGCTGTCTTTGCCTCGCGGAACTGTATTGCGTCAAGGGGATTTGTTGCGGGCGGTTGATGGCACAGTGGTACAAGTTGAAGCGGCGTTGGAAGCGGTCTCTGTGGCGCGTAGTCAAGACATGCACCAATTAGCCAGAGCTTGCTACCACCTTGGCAATCGCCACGTTCCGGTGCAGATTGGCGACCATTGGTTACGCTACCAACCCGACCACGTGTTGGCCGAAATGTTACACGGCTTGGGACTTGAAGTACATGAGGAACGCGCCCCTTTTGAACCCGAAGCAGGCGCGTATCACGGACGCACTCCCCCCAGTTCCGCTCACGATCATGCCCACTGAATCTCATTCAACGGCACGGCTGCATTTATTTCATTTAGTCAGTCCATTATTGCCTATTGGCATGTTTGCTTATTCGCAGGGATTAGAAGCGGCCATTACGCAAAAATGGGTTAATCATTCCAGCGATGCGCAAGATTGGATTCATGGATTATTAAGTCGCCATTTAACTCAATTAGATATTCCCATTATTGCACGTTTGCATTCGGCATTTGGCGATAAAAATAGAGAAAAAGTGGATTATTGGAATCGTTACCTATATGCCAGTCGAGAAACGGCTGAATTAAGAGCTGAAGATCAGGCCTTAGGTTTGGCTTTAGCACGTTTATTACGCGAATTAGCCGTGCCAGAGGCGGCGCAGTGGTATCAACATCACAAGCCTGTTTGTTATGCCACTTTATTCACCTTGGCGGCCGTACATTGGCAATTGTCTTTAGAAGAAACTGCACAGGCTTATTTATGGAGTTGGTTAGAAAATCAGGTGGCGGCTGCGGTTAAACTCATTCCATTGGGACAAAGCGAAGGACAACGCATTTTATTAGCGGGCTTAAATCACATTCCCCACTGCGTTTCATTAGGCTTACAAATTACCGATGACGACATCGGACAAACCAGCCCCGCGTTTAGTATCGCCAGCGCGTGGCATGAAACGCAATATTCCCGTTTATTTCGTTCTTGATGGGGTTAATTTTCTCGCCATAATTTCACCACATGTCGTTGTGCGTTTAAAAAAGGAATATGTAGGGGAATGATTTCTGTCATTACGTCATGATTTAATGCCTTTTTTAAGGCCATTAATTCTGCATCGGGATAAATCCCTTTCATGGCTAACCATTGGGTGTGATGATGCGCAAGGTGTTGGGTTTGTTGATAAAAAGAAATTAAATCACTGTAGGCGCGAGAGGTGATTTGATCAAAACAAGGCGTATGTGAATATTGCTCAACCCGTTGACATTGCACCTGACTATTGCGCAATTGCAAGGCCGTGATGGCGTGTTGCATAAAGCGCGTTTTTTTCCCATTACTGTCCAATAATCGCCATTGTTGTGCTGGACAGGCTATTGCCAGAATAAGCCCCGGTATCCCCGCGCCACTGCCCACATCTAAAAAATAATTTCCCTGCAAATATGGCACAAGACTTAAACTGTCTAATACATGCCGCGTGACCATTTCCGATGGTTCACGAATTGCGGTTAAATTATAGACTCGATTCCATTCTGATAATAAAGCCAAATAAGCTAATAATTTATCTTGTTGTTCGGAAGAAACCATTAAGCCCAATTCAGCAATACCTTGTGCCAATTGGGAGGTGATATTTTTATTGATCATGGGTTTTTTATTTATTCATGTTAAAATTTTAAAAAATGGACTGCATTCACCACCAGAAAAAAAGGATAATCAACAGCATTATCCTTTTGTTAATCATAAAATATAATCTATTCTTTTTAAAACTTATCTAAAGCCAATAACTTTTGCGAAATGGTATTAGATAACACATACATTTGCGTGGCGGCGGCTCGTGCGCCATCGGTATCGCCTGCTTTTGCTTTGGCAATGGCCTCGTGGCTCACTTGATGAAATTGCTTGTGTGGCTCAAATAAACTGTCAAACAACGCCTGCGCTTCTGGATGATTCATACTGGCCACCTCCGCTGGTCCCTCACCATACAACCATTGACCCAACTTACAATTTTGACAATCTGTGCCTTGAAAATCCCCTGTTCCTGCCAAAGTTTTTTCAATTTTTTTCAAATACAAAATATGATCGTTTAAACGCAACACAAAAAATGCTTTTGTTGGCATGGATGATTTCTCCTATTGGGTTAAATTTCATGGGGATAAGCAAACTCCGATCCCAAAATGTAACAAATTCCCTTGCATGCGTCATCATTCGATGATGCACTATTATAGTGCATTTATCAATCGGTAAGGCATTAAATACAAGGCTTTTTTGTAAGAAAAATCTTTATTAATCAATATATTATCACATAAAATTCAAGCGGTATAGATATTGCTGAATCGCTCGGATATTCTACAGAGGCGCACCATGATCAGCACTAAACAAGCCGCTTACATTCTGGACAATCTCACGACTGCCGTTTTATGGTTTCGTCCCGACTTGACCCTGCATACGCTCAATCCAGCAGCCGAAACCCTACTAGAAGTCAGTGCCAAGCAAGCCTGTGGCTTGGGGGTTGAACAATTGTTTCCACGCGCTGATCACTGTCATCAAGCCCTAAAACGGGTCAGAGAACAGCGTTATTGTGTCACGGAACGCGGCGTACGCTTGCACTTATTTGGTGCAAAAACAATCACCGTGGATTGTAGCATCACACCTGTTATTGTAGAACAAAATATACGCGGTGTTTTATTAGAATTGATGCGTATCGATCAACATTTACGTATCACTCGTGAGGAAAATCTCTTGTTACAACAACAAGCCGCCCGTAATGTGATTCGTGGTTTAGCCCATGAAATTAAAAATCCTTTGGGGGGATTACGCGGGGCGGCGCAATTATTAGCACGAGAATTACCCGATAAAAATTTGCGGGAATATACCGATATTATTATTGGTGAAGCCGACCGCTTGCAAAATTTGCTCAATCGCATGTTATTACCGCAAGGGGTATCGCATAAAAAATTAACCAATATTCACCAAATTATTATCCGTGTCAGTCAAATTATTAGCTCAGAACCTGAAACACGGATTAAAATTGAATATGATTTTGATCCCAGTATTCCCGAATTATATTTAGACCCCGATCAAATGATTCAAGCCTTATTAAACATTATGCGTAACGCCGTTCAAGCCTTAAATGGTTTTGGCAAGATTCAGATTTGTACCCGAATTCAACGCCAAATGAGTTTGGGTGGCCGCCATCATAAGTTATTGGCACGTATCGATGTCCGAGACAATGGGCCAGGAATTGCGCCGCATCTCATCGATCACATTTTTTACCCGCTAGTGACCAGCCGCGCCGAAGGCACAGGATTGGGTTTGTCTATCGCCCAATCTTTGGTGAATCAGCACGGCGGCTTAATCGAATGCACCAGCCAACCCGGTGACACTGTATTCACCATTTGGCTGCCTATGGAGACCGAAAAACGATGAGTAAACGTGCCGAAGTGTGGGTTATTGATGACGATAAATCCATTCGTTGGGTGTTAGAAAAGGCATTGCATCAGGCGGACATTCACGTGACCAGTTTTGATAATGCCAATGTGGTCTTGACCCGTTTAACCCAAGTGCCATTACCGGGTGTCATTGTCAGTGATATACGAATGCCGGGATTGGATGGTTTAACCTTATTAGAAAAGATTAACCAATCTTATCCCCAATTACCCGTGATTATTATGACGGCATTTTCTGATTTAGAAAGTGCGGTGTCGGCTTTTCAAGGCGGTGCATTTGAATATTTGCCCAAGCCTTTTGATGTCGATGATGCGGTGGATTTGGTACAGCGTGCCTTACAACGCAGTGCAGAAATCAGTAAAAATCCAACCGAATCAGAATCTTCCACGATTCAAGCCAGTGACATTATTGGTTCTGCGCCGGCGATGCAAGACGTTTTCCGCGCCATTGGGCGTTTATCGCGTTCTAATATTACTGTTTTAATTACAGGAGAATCAGGCACTGGAAAAGAATTGGTCGCTCGCGCA includes:
- a CDS encoding hybrid sensor histidine kinase/response regulator; amino-acid sequence: MMQIESTGTILIVDDVVANVRIMFDLLNQHGFEVLIAEDGETALQITQMNQPDLILLDIMMPGLSGFETCRRLKENDKTRDIPVIFMTALSEAKDKIHGFELGAVDYVTKPFYSEEVLARVNTHLTLRNLQKKLQSQNLQLKLLNEEKDEILGIAAHDLKNPLSAIQTLASMIAGDIDNMPKQQQLDYLRLIQVSSERMFELIKALLDVNAIESGQIHIQLIPLCFSAVLEQTLQSQHPRAKAKNILLMPQSLAVTKDCVLAHESTLRQILDNLVSNAIKYSNRGKTVTVRIETTEKNLRCAVQDEGPGLSTDDQKKLFHKFARLKPRPTAGESSTGLGLYIVKKLIETMNGKVWCNSELGSTFIIEIPLCESN
- the ureE gene encoding urease accessory protein UreE; this encodes MLIINELLNEFCQPHLHLTLDFEHRQKSRLRTQLNDGTDVLLSLPRGTVLRQGDLLRAVDGTVVQVEAALEAVSVARSQDMHQLARACYHLGNRHVPVQIGDHWLRYQPDHVLAEMLHGLGLEVHEERAPFEPEAGAYHGRTPPSSAHDHAH
- a CDS encoding urease accessory protein UreF; amino-acid sequence: MPTESHSTARLHLFHLVSPLLPIGMFAYSQGLEAAITQKWVNHSSDAQDWIHGLLSRHLTQLDIPIIARLHSAFGDKNREKVDYWNRYLYASRETAELRAEDQALGLALARLLRELAVPEAAQWYQHHKPVCYATLFTLAAVHWQLSLEETAQAYLWSWLENQVAAAVKLIPLGQSEGQRILLAGLNHIPHCVSLGLQITDDDIGQTSPAFSIASAWHETQYSRLFRS
- the rsmG gene encoding 16S rRNA (guanine(527)-N(7))-methyltransferase RsmG, with the protein product MINKNITSQLAQGIAELGLMVSSEQQDKLLAYLALLSEWNRVYNLTAIREPSEMVTRHVLDSLSLVPYLQGNYFLDVGSGAGIPGLILAIACPAQQWRLLDSNGKKTRFMQHAITALQLRNSQVQCQRVEQYSHTPCFDQITSRAYSDLISFYQQTQHLAHHHTQWLAMKGIYPDAELMALKKALNHDVMTEIIPLHIPFLNAQRHVVKLWREN
- a CDS encoding CZB domain-containing protein; its protein translation is MPTKAFFVLRLNDHILYLKKIEKTLAGTGDFQGTDCQNCKLGQWLYGEGPAEVASMNHPEAQALFDSLFEPHKQFHQVSHEAIAKAKAGDTDGARAAATQMYVLSNTISQKLLALDKF
- the glnL gene encoding nitrogen regulation protein NR(II), whose product is MISTKQAAYILDNLTTAVLWFRPDLTLHTLNPAAETLLEVSAKQACGLGVEQLFPRADHCHQALKRVREQRYCVTERGVRLHLFGAKTITVDCSITPVIVEQNIRGVLLELMRIDQHLRITREENLLLQQQAARNVIRGLAHEIKNPLGGLRGAAQLLARELPDKNLREYTDIIIGEADRLQNLLNRMLLPQGVSHKKLTNIHQIIIRVSQIISSEPETRIKIEYDFDPSIPELYLDPDQMIQALLNIMRNAVQALNGFGKIQICTRIQRQMSLGGRHHKLLARIDVRDNGPGIAPHLIDHIFYPLVTSRAEGTGLGLSIAQSLVNQHGGLIECTSQPGDTVFTIWLPMETEKR